The Miscanthus floridulus cultivar M001 chromosome 17, ASM1932011v1, whole genome shotgun sequence genome has a window encoding:
- the LOC136517207 gene encoding ras-related protein RGP2 yields the protein MGGRVDHEYSYLFKMVLIGDSGVGKSNILSRFTRNHFSLDSKSTIGVEFATKSLQMDGKTIKAQIWDTAGQERYRAITSAYYRGAVGALLVYDITKRQSFDNVHRWLRELRDNADSSIVIMMIGNKSDLTHLRAISEDEGKVLAEKEGLFFLETSAMEAINVEEAFQTIITEVYGIVNRKALAAKAAATTTATLPSQGKTISIDSTAGNTKRACCST from the exons ATGGGCGGGCGGGTGGATCACGAGTACTCTTACCTGTTCAAGATGGTGCTCATCGGGGACAGCGGCGTCGGCAAGTCCAATATCCTCTCTCGCTTCACGCGCAACCACTTCTCCCTCGACTCCAAGTCCACCATCGGCGTCGAGTTCGCCACCAAGTCCCTGCAG ATGGACGGCAAAACAATAAAGGCTCAGATCTGGGACACAGCTGGGCAGGAAAGGTACCGTGCAATTACAAGTGCCTACTACCGTGGCGCCGTGGGAGCCCTGCTTGTGTATGACATCACAAAGAGGCAGAGTTTCGACAATGTTCACAGGTGGCTTCGTGAACTCCGCGACAATGCTGACTCCAGTATTGTGATCATGATGATCGGTAACAAATCTGACCTAACCCACTTGAGAGCTATCTCTGAGGATGAAGGTAAAGTGCTGGCTGAGAAGGAGGGGTTATTCTTCCTTGAGACATCAGCTATGGAGGCTATAAACGTGGAGGAAGCCTTCCAGACTATTATCACGGAGGTCTATGGCATTGTCAACAGGAAAGCGCTGGCCGCCAAAGCAGCAGCTACTACCACTGCTACATTGCCTTCCCAGGGCAAAACCATCAGCATTGACAGCACTGCAGGAAATACAAAGAGGGCATGCTGCTCTACCTAA